Proteins found in one Fusarium keratoplasticum isolate Fu6.1 chromosome 12, whole genome shotgun sequence genomic segment:
- a CDS encoding Fungal-trans domain-containing protein — translation MRSKARCTFDSAYARGRVPIIPPAPDVDHGTITIPTSPHLDSGESPSVSAQQAPVTPSTEGADAPIGLQNYSLAPNSLMPSEEAPPVASLQHSPEPSQEDLQGHYIGPASGVSFLLRVQKRLHQAISFSLPGSIFTFGDAPLHPPDFDPSFCMMLPRDDAQHLIDRYFDFAMPTHRFLHRPTIQEWFVEFYDTLGTMRDVSNAPAKIGLLFMVFAHARVYMPEDDRPGPSDLSSRYYLAAEHQLSKESGSIRLTSVQARLLQCYYLLTQSRVNHCWSQFGTVTSLALAIGLNRNKRPGATSGLSQVEVESRRRTFWCAYTLDTYLSMSLGRPRSFHDDDIDTELPACVEDHEITRDHISTSALNRGYSIMLAPLAHMKLARIISKILRSLYSIKPVSASRRAEETECISKDLDEWRAELSRFLDADFFSSSLLVPIFQRQRNVLNLTYYHAIILTHRQSVLNNFARVSQQGVRPSNESSQHEESVKQCLKAAMEIVETIDEITHSRQMFRAFWITAYFAFTAAMVLYIYVIQKWASPFEEYSSYFAAATRCQSHMSSIAEKGSLFERYCLVLEELRTEALRHINRMNPSANGLEGIDTQLQDIGFQNVGLAMDGSPSNETTYTDFIGQGAMDYSALQGSTLTDFSGWNQFASMVSSGLGNLDVFLNDDTFRI, via the exons ATGCGGTCAAAGGCCCGTTGCACGTTTGACTCTGCCTATGCAAGAGGCCGAGTGCCCATCATTCCCCCAGCACCAGACGTTGACCATGGGACTATCACTATACCGACCTCGCCTCACTTGGACTCCGGTGAGAGTCCTTCAGTCTCGGCACAGCAGGCCCCGGTGACACCAAGCACAGAGGGGGCAGATGCTCCTATAGGCTTGCAGAACTACAGCCTGGCGCCCAATAGTCTCATGCCTTCAGAAGAAGCACCCCCGGTAGCATCTCTGCAGCATTCTCCAGAGCCGTCCCAGGAGGATCTACAGGGACACTATATCGGTCCCGCCTCTGGTGTTTCGTTTCTGCTGAGGGTCCAGAAACGCCTCCATCAAGCGATCTCGTTCTCTTTGCCAGGAAGCATCTTCACATTTGGTGATgctcctctccatcctcccGATTTTGATCCGTCGTTTTGCATGATGCTTCCAAGAGACGACGCCCAGCACTTGATAGATCGGTACTTTGACTTTGCCATGCCGACACACCGCTTCCTGCATCGTCCCACAATTCAAGAATGGTTCGTCGAATTTTATGATACCCTTGGTACTATGCGTGATGTGAGCAATGCTCCAGCCAAGATCGGATTGCTGTTTATGGTGTTTGCTCACGCCAGGGTGTACATGCCCGAGGATGACAGGCCTGGCCCATCAGATCTGAG TTCTCGCTACTATCTTGCGGCTGAACACCAACTCTCAAAAGAAAGTGGCTCAATACGTCTCACCAGCGTCCAGGCCCGCCTACTACAATGTTACTACCTCCTAACCCAGTCTCGAGTCAACCATTGTTGGAGCCAGTTTGGTACAGTAACCAGCTTAGCCCTTGCCATCGGTCTGAATCGGAACAAACGTCCTGGTGCAACAAGCGGGCTCAGTCAAGTTGAAGTCGAGAGTCGTCGCCGAACCTTTTGGTGTGCATACACCTTGGACACTTATCTCAGCATGTCTCTGGGCAGGCCGCGGTCATTCCACGACGATGACATTGACACAGAGCTCCCAGCATGTGTTGAAGATCACGAGATAACAAGAGACCACATCAGCACGTCCGCGCTCAACAGGGGGTATTCTATTATGCTAGCTCCTCTCGCGCATATGAA ACTTGCTCGTATCATTAGCAAGATACTCCGCAGCCTGTACTCCATCAAGCCCGTGTCAGCCAGCCGTCGAGCGGAAGAAACAGAATGCATCTCCAAAGACTTGGACGAGTGGCGAGCCGAGCTTTCCCGATTTCTCGATGCCGACTTTTTTAGTTCGTCCCTCCTAGTTCCAATCTTTCAACGGCAGAGGAATGTTCTAAATTTGACCTACTACcatgccatcatcctcacccATCGGCAGTCAGTGCTCAACAACTTCGCACGGGTGTCGCAGCAGGGGGTGAGGCCGTCTAACGAGAGTTCTCAACATGAGGAGAGTGTCAAGCAGTGCCTGAAAGCAGCCATGGAGATAGTGGAGACGATTGATGAGATCACGCACAGCCGTCAAATGTTCCGTGCATTCTGG ATCACGGCATACTTTGCCTTTACCGCCGCCATGGTGCTCTACATTTACGTCATCCAGAAATGGGCATCTCCATTTGAAGAGTATAGCAGCTACTTTGCAGCCGCCACCCGATGCCAATCTCACATGTCTTCCATTGCCGAGAAGGGCTCATTGTTCGAACGCTATTGCCTCGTGCTAGAGGAATTACGCACCGAAGCCTTGCGCCATATCAACCGCATGAACCCGTCGGCCAACGGACTCGAAGGAATCGATACTCAGCTACAGGATATTGGCTTCCAAAACGTGGGACTAGCAATGGACGGCAGCCCCAGCAACGAAACGACCTACACGGACTTCATAGGGCAGGGGGCTATGGACTATAGCGCTCTTCAGGGGTCTACACTCACTGACTTTTCTGGATGGAATCAGTTCGCTTCTATGGTTTCTTCGGGGCTGGGCAACCTTGATGTTTTCCTCAACGACGACACATTCAGGATCTAA
- a CDS encoding Fe2OG dioxygenase domain-containing protein, producing the protein MAQLEIPIIDFSGFYSEDPARKQAVVDQVRQSCLYNGFFQITGHSVPLQQQKQALACAKKFFSLSQGEKDEVSKDKTTWNRGYEMLRSQILEEGTQPELKEGFYIGDDIPKTHPYFVNKKLNSGPNQWPKALGDDLADFKSHSMEYYHSTLKLASDLMRVLALSLDLEETYFSRFLDGAVATMRLLHYPSQPADADEKLTRGIGAHTDFGAITMLLQDKVDGLQVWDQKNNVWIDVPPTEGALVVNLGNLMARWTNEKYKSNVHRVINKSGKERYSIPVFVSGNPDYVVDCIPTCKAPQDPAKFEPATVEQVVSASYAESYGRAQLYKQGLQKTIDSQVKPAGVAAA; encoded by the exons ATGGCTCAGCTCGAGATCCCCATCATTGACTTCTCTG GCTTCTACTCAGAAGATCCCGCCCGCAAGCAGGCGGTTGTGGACCAAGTACGCCAAAGCTGCCTCTACAATGGCTTCTTCCAGATCACTGGACACTCTGTGCCGCTGCAGCAGCAAAAGCAAGCCCTTGCTTGCGCCAAGAAGTTCTTCTCCCTGTCACAAGGTGAGAAAGACGAGGTATCCAAGGATAAGACCACTTGGAACCGAGGATACGAGATGCTGCGGTCGCAGATCCTCGAGGAGGGAACCCAGCCTGAGCTGAAAGAGGGGTTCTACATTGGTGATGATATTCCCAAGACTCACCCTTACTTCGTCAACAAGAAGCTTAACAGTGGTCCCAATCAATGGCCTAAGGCTCTCGGTGATGACTTGGCCGATTTCAAGAGCCACAGCATGGAGTATTACCACTCCACTCTCAAGCTGGCATCTGACCTGATGAGGGTGCTTGCCTTGTCTCTTGATCTCGAAGAGACCTACTTTTCTCGTTTCTTGGATGGCGCTGTTGCCACCATGAGGCTGCTTCACTACCCATCCCAGCCAGCCGACGCTGATGAGAAGCTGACTCGAGGAATCGGTGCCCATACCGACTTTGGTGCCATCACCATGCTTCTTCAAGACAAGGTTGATGGTCTGCAAGTCTGGGACCAGAAGAACAATGTCTGGATTGAT GTTCCCCCCACCGAGGGAGCTCTTGTTGTCAACTTGGGCAACTTGATGGCTCGATGGACCAACGAGAAGTACAAGAGCAACGTTCACAGGGTCATCAACAAGTCTGGCAAGGAGCGATACTCGATCCCCGTCTTTGTCTCGGGCAACCCCGACTACGTTGTTGACTGCATTCCCACATGCAAGGCTCCTCAGGACCCTGCCAAGTTTGAGCCCGCCACTGTTGAACAGGTTGTGTCGGCGTCCTACGCTGAGTCCTATGGCAGGGCCCAACTCTACAAGCAGGGTCTTCAGAAGACCATTGATAGCCAGGTCAAGCCTGCCGGGGTCGCTGCTGCATAA
- a CDS encoding Peptidoglycan deacetylase yields the protein MGKKKVMVCYGVDIDAVAGWLGSYGGEDSTSDVSRGIWAGTIGTRRLLKLFDKYNIKASWFIPGHTLESFPEECALVRDAGHEIGLHGYTHENPADMTFEQQRDVLDKTWKLITDFCGGKPPRGSVAPWWETSAEGTELLLSYGIEYDHSMLHHDCQPYWLRTGDTWTKIDYTKNAEDWMKPLVKGKETGLVEIPGSWYIDDLPPMMFIKNSANSHGWVNPRDVEDIWRDHFDYFYREYDEFIFPMTIHPDVSGRPHVLLMHERIIEHINKHEGVEWVTMAEMADYFKSKNAAPQGALMPASKEEAMKRYHEWKKTQG from the exons atgggcaagaagaaggttatGGTTTG TTATGGTGTGGACATTGATGCTGTTGCCGGATGGCTTGGTTCATATGGTGGCGAAGATAGCACCAGTGACGTGAGCAGAG GCATTTGGGCGGGCACTATTGGAACCCGCCGCCTCTTAAAGCTCTTTGACAAGTACAACATCAAAGCTTCTTGGTTCATCCCTGGTCACACATTAGAGTCCTTCCCCGAGGAGTGTGCTCTCGTTCGGGATGCCGGACACGAGATTGGT CTTCATGGGTACACACATGAAAACCCTGCAGACATGACTTTTGAGCAGCAGAGAGACGTTCTTGACAAGACTTGGAAGTTGATCACTGACTTCTGTGGAGGCAAGCCGCCTCGAGGTAGTGTGGCTCCATGGTGGGAGACTAGTGCCGAAGGAACTGAGCTACTCCTCAGCTACGGCATCGAGTATGACCATTCCATGCTTCATCACGATTGTCAACCCTATTGGCTGAGGACGGGGGATACCTGGACGAAGATCGACTACACCAAGAACGCCGAGGATTGGATGAAGCCACTGGTCAAGGGAAAGGAAACCGGATTGGTTGAGATCCCTGGATCATGGTATATCGATGATCTTCCCCCAATGATGTTCATCAAGAACTCTGCCAACTCACACGGATGGGTCAACCCTCG GGACGTCGAGGACATCTGGAGAGACCATTTTGACTACTTCTACCGGGAGTATG ATGAGTTCATCTTTCCAATGACCATCCATCCCGATGTTTCGGGAAGACCCCACGTCCTCTTGATGCATGAGCGTATCATTGAGCACATCAACAAGCACGAAGGCGTTGAGTGGGTAACTATGGCTGAG atggccGATTACTTCAAGAGTAAGAATGCGGCGCCTCAGGGCGCCCTGATGCCCGCAAGCAAAGAGGAGGCGATGAAGAGATACCACGAGTGGAAGAAGACACAGGGCTAG
- a CDS encoding MFS domain-containing protein codes for MHNVVHETKDPQPFNDGAQKDQETGSTLVVDAAAERAYVKRMDMYLLPFLSIMYFFNAVDRSNLGNAETDGMSKDLGFVGEQFSLLILLFYVPNGLCDLPLNLLTKKFSGRVMLPALMVGWGAMALLQAAVKNFGGMLAIRLLLGAFEAGFFAGAVFYLTLFYTRGELGFRIALFFGSALLASAFSGLISFGVFQIHHPKVTGWMWLFLIEGAMTIIFGVIAFWWLPASPQTAWFLTEDQRRVATLRSLRDGSGKINEEFNLRQCFKSWNSWKFLVWCVISLTYPVAFATTANFLPLVLRRLGYSVVVTNLLTVPPNVAGFLVLLAVTYSSDRNRERTFHIVGSLVLSLAGLLVLAIIDAQAHVGVAYFACFMLAGGAYIPSCLVHSWHNNNNMSENSRAATTGLLVGLGNIGGILSAGTFRTTYAPRYAPTLIATAACNVTCIFFTLGLGLWMRKQNNKKNQEQGVVLRAEDVDTNELRDGEDDPKWRYFI; via the exons ATGCATAACGTAGTTCATGAAACCAAGGACCCCCAGCCCTTCAATGATGGCGCTCAGAAAGATCAAGAAACCGGCTCAACCTTAGTCGTTGATGCCGCTGCTGAACGGGCTTATG TCAAGAGAATGGACATGTACCTGCTGCCTTTCTTGAGCATCATGTATTTCTTCAATGCTGTCGACCGG AGCAACCTTGGAAACGCCGAGACAGATGGAATGAGCAAGGACTTGGGGTTCGTTGGAGAGCAGTTCTCTCTTCTGATTCTGCTTTTCTATGTACCCAATGGCCTTTGCGATCTTCCTCTTAACCTTCTCACCAAAAAATTCTCTGGTAGAGTGATGCTTCCCGCTCTCATGGTCGGCTGGGGGGCGATGGCGCTTCTGCAAGCCGCAGTCAAGAACTTTGGAGGCATGCTGGCCATTCGTCTACTGCTTGG CGCTTTTGAAGCAGGCTTTTTCGCTGGTGCCGTCTTCTACTTGACACTTTTCTACACCCGCGGCGAGCTTGGTTTCCGTATTGCCCTGTTCTTTGGAAGTGCACTCCTTGCTAGTGCCTTTTCTGGTCTCATCTCATTTGGTGTCTTCCAAATTCATCACCCTAAAGTCACTGGGTGGATGTGGCTGTTTCTCATTGAAG GTGCAATGACTATCATCTTTGGAGTCATCGCCTTCTGGTGGCTACCAGCGAGTCCCCAGACCGCTTGGTTCCTCACAGAAGATCAGAGACGGGTTGCCACTCTTCGATCTCTCCGAGACGGCTCTGGAAAGATTAACGAAGAGTTCAATCTTCGGCAATGCTTCAAGTCGTGGAACAGCTGGAAGTTCCTCGTCTGGTGTGTTATTAGTTTGACTTACCCCGTTGCCTTTGCCACCACTGCCAACTTCCTGCCTCTTGTTCTTCGTCGACTTGGTTACTCAGTCGTTGTCACCAACCTTCTGACTGTGCCACCCAACGTCGCCGGCTTCTTGGTTCTTCTGGCTGTGACTTACAGTTCAGACAGAAACAGGGAGAGAACCTTCCACATCGTTGGAAGTCTCGTCCTGAGTTTGGCAGGGCTCCTTGTGctggccatcatcgatgcTCAAGCACACGTTGGTGTTGCTTATTTTGCATGCTTCATGCTGGCTGGAGGTGCATACATCCCCAGTTGTCTTGTGCACAGTTGGcataacaacaacaatatGAGTGAAAACTCTCGAGCTGCGACAACTGGACttcttgttggtcttggaaACATTGGAGGGATCCTCTCAGCCGGAACCTTTAGGACAACCTACGCACCTCGCTATGCTCCTACCCTAATCGCCACGGCTGCTTGTAACGTGACCTGTATCTTCTTCACTCTGGGACTCGGGTTGTGGATGCGGAAGCAGAATAACAAAAAGAACCAGGAGCAGGGCGTTGTTCTCAGAGCCGAGGATGTGGATACGAATGAACTTAGAGATGGCGAAGATGACCCCAAATGGAGGTACTTTATCTAA